The Vescimonas coprocola genome includes a window with the following:
- the minD gene encoding septum site-determining protein MinD produces the protein MGKIIAVVSGKGGTGKTSFTANVGLALAALGCSTLCLDCDITLRNLDLALGLSDRALMDFTDVIAGRCTLEDAVVQHPKYPKLHLLTAPLSARPMPIAPEQMKALLDRIRQTYDYCLIDAPAGLGMGFHLASDYADRAVVVTNTDASSLRDAQRTVMELDRLGRGNLHLVVGRVEKKLLRSLHTTIDDAMDAAGLPLLGVVPEDRNVPYALNTGIPLRECSNYAARAYENIARRIMGQRIPLMRI, from the coding sequence TTGGGTAAAATCATAGCAGTCGTCTCCGGCAAGGGCGGCACAGGCAAGACCTCCTTTACAGCCAATGTGGGGCTGGCGCTGGCGGCGCTGGGGTGCAGCACCCTGTGTCTGGACTGCGACATCACCCTGCGGAATCTGGATCTGGCACTGGGGCTCAGCGACCGGGCTCTGATGGACTTCACCGACGTCATCGCCGGGCGATGTACGCTGGAGGATGCCGTGGTGCAGCACCCCAAGTATCCCAAGCTGCACCTGCTGACAGCCCCCCTGTCGGCCCGGCCCATGCCCATTGCACCGGAGCAGATGAAAGCGCTGCTGGACCGCATCCGGCAGACCTACGACTACTGCCTGATCGACGCCCCGGCGGGGCTGGGGATGGGTTTCCATCTGGCCAGCGACTACGCCGACCGGGCGGTGGTGGTCACCAACACCGACGCCTCCTCCCTGCGGGACGCCCAGCGCACCGTCATGGAGCTGGATCGTCTGGGACGGGGCAACCTTCATCTGGTGGTGGGCCGGGTGGAGAAGAAGCTGCTGCGAAGCCTTCACACCACCATCGACGACGCCATGGACGCAGCGGGTCTGCCGCTGCTGGGCGTGGTACCGGAGGACCGGAACGTCCCCTATGCCCTAAACACCGGCATCCCCTTGCGGGAGTGCAGCAACTACGCCGCAAGGGCTTACGAGAATATTGCACGGCGCATCATGGGGCAGCGTATCCCCCTGATGCGTATCTGA
- a CDS encoding methylglyoxal synthase, with amino-acid sequence MNIALIAHDNKKELMAQFCTAYCGILAQHTLCATATTGQIISDATGLTIHRFLSFSHGGGQQIAARIAYNEIDLVLCFDDPRNKAPNEDIANIYRLCDQNNIPYASNLASAEMLVLGLARGDLDWRNIVNPKTKPFTA; translated from the coding sequence ATGAATATCGCCTTGATCGCCCATGATAACAAAAAGGAGCTGATGGCTCAGTTCTGCACCGCCTACTGCGGGATTCTGGCCCAGCATACCCTGTGCGCCACCGCCACCACCGGCCAGATCATCTCCGACGCCACGGGGCTGACCATCCACCGGTTCCTGTCCTTCTCCCACGGCGGCGGCCAGCAGATCGCTGCCCGCATCGCCTACAACGAGATCGATCTGGTGCTGTGCTTCGACGATCCCCGCAACAAGGCCCCCAACGAGGACATCGCCAACATCTATCGCCTGTGCGACCAGAACAACATCCCCTATGCCAGCAATCTGGCCTCTGCGGAGATGCTGGTGCTGGGTCTGGCCCGTGGCGATCTGGACTGGCGCAACATCGTCAATCCCAAAACCAAGCCCTTTACCGCTTGA